A part of Chanodichthys erythropterus isolate Z2021 chromosome 4, ASM2448905v1, whole genome shotgun sequence genomic DNA contains:
- the LOC137018340 gene encoding uncharacterized protein isoform X2: MVMRCILGCSPPQTLFPIPKIPWLRARWLEFLHFDEGGITENTRLCARHFTQESFKNFRQHEMGFVKLLLLSNTAIPSVYTVGASPSVKPPTRDVGCQCSPKSLKSTAVQAARSIPKPKRRTVQVKPPSLSIGMSCTMEHLGTVLDVTSSPTSKRPRIKEEEIDETWSSSTEESAVSDFTYESDVSQQDSETSLFAAHYYDGSADWEYVS; the protein is encoded by the exons atggtGATGAGGTGTATTTTAGGTTGTTCCCCTCCTCAAACCCTCTTCCCTATCCCCAAAATCCCATGGCTGCGTGCCCGTTGGCTCGAATTTTTACACTTTGACGAAGGAGGGATAACGGAAAACACGCGTTTGTGTGCCCGGCACTTTACGCAGGAAAGCTTTAAGAATTTtcgacagcatgaaatggggtTCGTCAAGCTCCTGCTCTTGTCAAACACGGCTATCCCGTCTGTGTACACAGTCGGAGCGTCACCGAGTGTGAAG CCACCTACACGGGATGTGGGATGCCAGTGTTCCCCCAAATCTTTAAAGAGCACTGCAGTGCAGGCGGCGCGTTCAATCCCAAAGCCCAAACGACGGA CGGTCCAGGTGAAACCTCCGTCCCTCTCTATTGGTATGTCCTGCACTATGGAGCATCTTGGCACCGTCCTCGATGTAACGTCTTCTCCAACGAGCAAAAGGCCGCGCATTAAAGAAGAAGAGATCGACGAGACCTGGTCGAGCAGCACAGAGGAATCGGCAGTGTCCGATTTCACGTACGAGTCTGATGTCAGTCAACAGGACAGTGAAAC ATCACTCTTTGCTGCTCACTACTATGATGGAAGCGCAGATTGGGAATATGTCAGTTGA
- the LOC137018340 gene encoding uncharacterized protein isoform X1, with protein MVMRCILGCSPPQTLFPIPKIPWLRARWLEFLHFDEGGITENTRLCARHFTQESFKNFRQHEMGFVKLLLLSNTAIPSVYTVGASPSVKPPTRDVGCQCSPKSLKSTAVQAARSIPKPKRRSKAVQVKPPSLSIGMSCTMEHLGTVLDVTSSPTSKRPRIKEEEIDETWSSSTEESAVSDFTYESDVSQQDSETSLFAAHYYDGSADWEYVS; from the exons atggtGATGAGGTGTATTTTAGGTTGTTCCCCTCCTCAAACCCTCTTCCCTATCCCCAAAATCCCATGGCTGCGTGCCCGTTGGCTCGAATTTTTACACTTTGACGAAGGAGGGATAACGGAAAACACGCGTTTGTGTGCCCGGCACTTTACGCAGGAAAGCTTTAAGAATTTtcgacagcatgaaatggggtTCGTCAAGCTCCTGCTCTTGTCAAACACGGCTATCCCGTCTGTGTACACAGTCGGAGCGTCACCGAGTGTGAAG CCACCTACACGGGATGTGGGATGCCAGTGTTCCCCCAAATCTTTAAAGAGCACTGCAGTGCAGGCGGCGCGTTCAATCCCAAAGCCCAAACGACGGAGTAAAG CGGTCCAGGTGAAACCTCCGTCCCTCTCTATTGGTATGTCCTGCACTATGGAGCATCTTGGCACCGTCCTCGATGTAACGTCTTCTCCAACGAGCAAAAGGCCGCGCATTAAAGAAGAAGAGATCGACGAGACCTGGTCGAGCAGCACAGAGGAATCGGCAGTGTCCGATTTCACGTACGAGTCTGATGTCAGTCAACAGGACAGTGAAAC ATCACTCTTTGCTGCTCACTACTATGATGGAAGCGCAGATTGGGAATATGTCAGTTGA
- the lyrm2 gene encoding LYR motif-containing protein 2 isoform X1 — protein sequence MAVSRLPPAALSLKQFLQRQKVLGIYRDLLRTIRKIPLESDRRYLRDWAREEFKRNKSETDQFSATLHHPNSSLLAGSYHSQKYGGSTLGLRQMPGPEPSPRTAHQISIPFTLSDLVSVNS from the exons ATGGCAGTGTCTCGATTACCACCAGCTGCGTTGAGTCTCAAACAG TTTTTGCAGAGACAGAAGGTTCTGGGTATCTACAGAGATCTGCTCCGAACCATCCGCAAAATACCGCTCGAGTCTGATCGCAGGTATCTGAGAGACTGGGCCAGAGAGGAGTTCAAGAGGAACAAGAGCGAAACAGACCAG TTTTCAGCAACCCTCCACCACCCCAACTCCTCACTCTTGGCTGGTTCCTACCACAGCCAGAAAtacggggggagtactctgggtttgcGCCAAATGCCAGGCccggagccctctcctcggacagcacaccaaataagCATACCATTCACTCTATCTGACTtagta